TGTGGGGACGCCGTTTGCTGTTCGGTTCCCGGGCCCCTCCCAGGCATGGGGCGGGGGAcgggcaatggggggggggggggaatcccagCGAGCACCCTGGAGGGGGGCATCGTCCCCACCTAGGTCACCCTAACCCATCTTTCCCGTGGGGTCCCCCCACCAGGGCCAAGCACTAGTCTGAGGTGAAGACACGgaaaggtggaggtggggggggggggggggaggcgggacGGGAGCGGCCCTTttaaggaagaggagggagggttGTAGCACCaagagcccctccccctcccccacgcacccCCTTTGAAACGGGGACTAAAATAAAGCCCCGGGGCCTTTATATCTGGTAGGGGCTCTACTTAAATACGGGCTGATGGCAGAGAGGGcagccccccctcaccccccgtcACCCTAAAATTCAGGCCACCAGCCGCGgggagcttgggggagggggtgggcggcTGAGTTTTCAAACCAGGGCAGGTGGGCCGAGGACAAAAAGACCTCGAAGGGGGCACGGTACGGGTGAAGCCAGGATCCAAGGGGCTCTTCGGTGGCCTAAGAATTCTTATTAAAGCAAGGGGTGTGGCTAGAACCGGGGGGTAGGGGCTGAAGAGGGGTCCATCTGAGGAAGGAGGTTGGGTCTCCCGCTCCGCGCTCCCCGTGGTCCCAAGGCCTGAGAACATCatagagtggggggcggggggctgtccTTGTCTGGATGTCAAGAAGTGGGGCCAGGGGGGGACTTTCCCTTGGTTATTTGGAACAAATGGCCATGGAACTATGGAGAGAGGCGAGGATTCCTGCCCAGAATCGGGGATCAGACTGGTTAGGGCCTCGTGTGTGTCTGTGTCGCAGTGCAGGTGCTCTGTCCTGAGAACGTCAGCCCCCCGCCGAGGGCAGATCATGTGTTCTGCTCTCTGCTGTAACCCCCAGGGCCTGGAGGAAGCTCTGTGCCTTcaaacatagtaggtgctcaataaatacttgaatggCCCACGATCGAATCGatgcctctgtgtgtctgtgtgcgtgtgttaAGGTCGGTGTGATGTGCCTAAGTATAGGCGAGGGTAGCGGTGCAAAGGCCGGGCAGGGAagccttgcccctcccctggtccccaCGGTCCGGCGGTGGCGGGTGGAGAGACCCCCATCCTTACGGCTGGGAGGGCGGGCAGGCAGCGCGTGTggcaggctggggcggggggcgtgcGTGCAGCCAGCTGGAGCTGGGGAGCCACAGCAGGGCGAGTGGGAGGGAGGGCCTGCAGGCAGTGGCACGCTCACTCTGCAGAGCCCTTGTGACGTCGCTTGGAGGGCGGCACCAGGCGACGGGGCAGGTTGGCGGGCAGCCCGTGGCCCTCCAGCTTGGCCTCGATGAGGTGGCTGGCCAGGGCGAACTCCTCGTCATCCAGCATGCCGTCCCGGTCGACGTCGCTCAGCTTCCAGATGCGCCCCAGCACCGAGTTGGGGAGCTTGGTGCCCACCATCCAGGTCTTGGCCTTGGTGCCGCTCAGCTTGCCATCGGCCGGCACCAGGTTGTAGAAGATCTCGTCGTACTTGGACTTGTCCTTGGTCACCACCCACTCGGCCTCGTCGTCCGAGCCCTCCTCGCCGTCCTCCAGGGCCTCATCGGGCCCCCGCTCCACGAACGGGCCCATGTGGGTGCCCTCGAAAGCGCCGCCCTGCACGCCCACCTCGGTGTTCTCCAGCTCCTCCTGCCGCAGCAGGGGCATGAGCTTAGCGATGTCGTGGGTCAGCATCTCGTCAAGCGCCTCCAGCAGCTTCGGCTTCAACGAGTGGAATTTGGTGAAGTCGTGAGCCATCAGCAGCTCCTGtcgggggaaggggagagatggggggggggggggcgatacTGGGAAGTCAGGGGACATCATCCTCCCgggtccccagccccacctgtcACCAGGACGCTTGGGCAGCTCAAGTGGATGCTGCATAAGAATTCAGATACCTGTGCCACGGGTTCCACTAGGGCACCCACCCCTCGGAAGACACTTGGGCAGCGGGGGCCCGGaggccctccccccctccccgtgtCAGGTGTACCCCCAGAATCACTGGACGGTagggggggctgggggccccTCCGATGACTCAGCACACCCCTGGGTCTGCCCACCGTCCGTGGCACCCCTACCTccagccacccagcacccccactGTTCTGCAAGCTAAGAAAATTCAGTTTTCACTGCTCGCTTGGCTCTGTTAACCCGCTTCTCAGAAACTCGCTGCCAAGTTCGGAGGTTAGGTCCGAGGTGGCCAGATCGCTGGGAGGTCCTgggaccccctcctcccccaagaaGTCAGCGTGTGCTACAGCAGCCGTGGGGGTGGATTTGCGGTCCTGCTCCTTCCCACGTGGTAGCTCGAAGTCACCTGCACCAGGAGAGTCGCAGCAAAGACCGATCCATTTCATGGCACCACCATCATTTCCGGAGCCAAGGTGGAGAGGCCCGCTGATCTGGACATAGAGGGGTAGGGGCCCGGGCCCCAGGGCCAGGAGGCCCAGGTTCCAACCCGGCTCTGCCCCTTAGGAGCTGTGTGTCCTCGGGCGAGTGCCTCCacccctctgggcctcggtttccagATTTGTAAAAAACGGAACCCTAACATTAGCACTCCCCTCATTTGGGGAATCGATTCATCTGGATAAGGTGTTCAAGACACGCTAACATAACTAACAGCTGCTGTGCATCTAGCCCAGCGGTTCTGGTTCTCAGCCAGGGGTGATGTTGCCCTTGCCCCGCGGACAGTTGGCAAGATCCAGAGATGTTTTTGATCGTTACAgctgggggcggcggggaggggggggggttgctaCTGACGTGCAGTAAGCAGGGGCCCGGAGGATGCACGGGACACCCCCGACCACGAACGCTCTGGCCCCCAATATCAGCAGCGCTGAGGTCAGTCGAGACCTCGATGTAGCCCAAACTCCCCACCACACGCTGTACCCAGGGGGCTACAAGCACCGGCCGGTTCAGCAGCCCCAGCAATAGGTAAGTGCTGTCACCGTGCCCATTTTCCAGTggaagaaaccgaggctcagaaaagGGGACTTGCCCAGACTCTCGGAGGTTGCAAGCGGCCAGAACGAAATGCCCTGCACCGCGATCCCTCAGGGGCTTGGGTGAGCAAACATCTCCGACCCAAAGGACCCGGGCTTGGAGTATCAGCCTCTTGCGGTCTCCAGACAGAGGCTCCGGCCGGGccaggggaagggggcggggtgaGCTAGTCCCCACCTCCAGGCCTGAGCCCGGACCTCTGTCCCCAGGTTCATCAGCAGTTCATCATCCACCCCAGGGCACGGCACCCGGACCCAGGGATCTCCCCAACGCTGGTTAATCCTAGGCCTGGACATGCCCGGGGAGCCCCAGTATTCATTTGCCCCTTCTTCCTCAGTACTGGCGTCCCTTGGGCAGCAGGCCCCCTAGAggaaagactacatttcccagcttgcAGCCAGCTGTGGTCAcatgactaagttctggccaattGGATACCAGCACGCGTTGCATCCACAACCCTAGAATCGCCTTTTCCAAAAGACGGTGGTTACCTctgcttatttaaatttaaactagttaaggggcccggggtggggggcggggtgcatgggtggctcagcgtagagcctgcttaggattcgctctccctctctctctctctaaataaaaaacaaagaaataaatttaggggcgcctgggtggctcagtcggtgaagcgcccgacttcgactcaggtcatgacctcgcggtgcgtgagttcgagccccgcgttgggctctgtgccgacagcccggCACttgctttacattctgtgtctccctccctctttacgctctcgctctcgctctctctctcaaaataaacattaaagaatattaaattagttaaaattaaagaaaacctaaacttTCAGTTTCAATGGGGCCAGCAGCGACCATATTGGACGGCACAACGTAGAACATTTCCAACATGGTAGAAGGTGCTATTGGATGGCACTGTtctagaaaaaaatccttaaagagagtgtaggggtgcctggctggctccctcgatacagcatgtgactcttgatcgctCTTGGGgttgaggtcaagccccacactgggtgcagaggctacttaaaaataaaatcttaaaaagaaaagagagagagagagactgtatcattatctttccctcccttctccctcacctctTCTTGCTGACTGGAATGCAGATGAAATGGCTGGAGTTTCGACAGCCATTCTGTACCAGGTGGGGTTCTTGGAACCGGAAGCCAGACATGGAGGACAACTAAGAAGGGGACAGGGTCCCCGGCTCTGTAAAGCACCAAACCAGCCCTGGGCCACCTTCTAGGACTTTACGGAGAGAAGCCAACTTCCACCCTAACTACACCGGTTATTTGGGGATTTCTCTTCTCTCGTCCTAACGCACAAAACCACGCTCTTACGGAACCACGCCCTCCATCCCTCCGGTTTTCGAGGCCCCCACCCCGGAAGCCAAAAGCTGCCCCCTTCTGCCCCCCTCCTGGGCGACCTCCCACCTGCATTTTCTGGCAGTCGGGAAAGTCGCCGGGCGATATGTGATGCTCCAGCTGAATCTTCGCAAAGATGACGGGCAACTTGAGGATTAACTGCTTCTTCTTGTTCTCCTTGCCAAACACGGAGGGCATCTCCTTCTTCAAGTAGCTGATGATGTACGCATGTACCTGCGGGAAACGAGTGCCTGCCTGAGCCCCGCCGGGCCCCCGACCTAcagcttctttctttattttttttaacattatttatttattttgagagagggagagctgggaggggcagagagagagagagagagagagagagggagagagagaatcccaagcaggctccacgctgccagcgcagagcccgatgcggggctcgaactcacgcaccgtgagatcacgacctgaaccgaaatcgcgagtcggacgctcaagtgacggggccacccaggcgtccccagagcTTCCGGTTCACGAGCTCTTGCCTCCTGCGTCCGTCCCCTCTGCTTTCACTACGTCTCTCCACCTCGGGTGCCACCGCCCCCATGGCACCTGTCGGCATCTCTCCCCCGCGGAGACACAGCAGGCACCCCCCTGGCCTTCCGGCTTCTCCTGCCCCTACAGTCCCTTCTCCACGCAGCCCCTGTGCCTACAAACTCTTTGGGGCCCTCAGTCATTTTTAAGAGTGTCATGAGCTCCTGTGACGGAaagctttgagaaccactgctctccATGATTTTGGCCGCTGGTGTTTCATCCGACATCCTCTCCCCGCCCCTGACCAACTCACTGTGTCAGTTTCCTCACCGGCCTTCCTTGTACCAGCATGCCAATCTTTCCctgaccacagggcctttgcacatgccgcGCTCTGCCTGCAACTCTGCCCCGATCTCCCCAAGCTGGGTCCCTCAACTTCCTTTCGATGCCACCCTCCTCCCAGAGGCCATCTGATGAGTAGCAGGTGCCCCAACTACCACCATCCAATTCTTTTCTAACttcactcccccctccccccccccccgcaatgtTTATTGCACCTTATCGTTATTTTGCTTATCTGGTGGTTTGCTTACTCTGTCTCCTACCATCAGAATGTGAGTTCCAGGAGGGCTGGGACCTTATCCATTCCCTCTGTCCCCAGCACGGGCACAACAACGTGCACAGAAAGCACTCAAGAAATACTTGTGGAGGAAAGCAATGAACTTGGGAACCTTCTGATCTCCAATCTCGTAagttatcaaaaaacaaacaaggagggCAGATGAATGAACATTCCCAGTTTTTAACAGGAAGCTCAGTAATTAACTGCAAatgcttaaataaaaatagaagacatcTGGAAAAAAGACACAAGTGACTCCTCACGGGGGGCTGCCTCCAGGGAAGATGCCCTGGGAGCTGATGGGTGGGATCAGGGACGGGAGGGGACACGTTTAACTGAGCTTAAATGCTCTGCCATGAGATGGTCTCAACCGTTCAACGCAAAACACTGGTTTTCAAGCTCTCTTCATGAATCATAGGTTTAGAATGCTAACAATTTTGGCggcccctggctggctctgaATCCTCATGACCTCCACcactctgcctcctccagccacCCCGGGCTCCTTGTTCAAGCCcgttcctgccccagggcctttgtacttacTGGTGCCTCTGCCCGGTAGGGCCTCCCCCACACCTCCActctttccctccttcattcGGGTCTCTGCTCAGCAGCACCTCCTCAGGgaggccctccctgacctccctAAAACCAGTCCCTCACCAAtctcctttcctctgcttcattttcctccGCGGTCCTTATCGCATAAGCTACTATCGGCTCATTTGTTTAAGATCCACTTCCCCACCGAGACGTGAttcttacaagaaaacaaaacaagcatcATCTGGTTGATCCAGATGTAACCCCATCTGGTGCTGTAACCCCGGGGGGCCTGGAAAAGTGCGGAAGCACGTTGTAGGTGCTCGGTGGCTGGCTGTCGAACGAACGTCACTGAGTCGCCGCAGAGAAGCTTGGGAAGAAGGCTCAGGGCCCCTTGGGCTCTTTAGAATCAGACCCTCCCAAGATCTCGGCCTCCGGTATCAGAACAGGGAAACCGCCCCTTCGAGCAGCGATCGCTTCCACCAAAGGGCAGAGCCAGGTGACTCTATACGATACAgacggggaaaccgaggcaccgAGGGGTAGTTGCCCGGAGTCCAGAAAGGCCCCGTGCTGTTCGGGGGGAAGCGCGTGGAGAGGTAAACGGTGTGGGCTGTCGTCTGATGGCCGGACTCAGTCTGGCGGCATCGGACACGGGGAAGGAGTGGGGGACGCGGCGTAGAGGCGGGGCTGGCGAGGCTTGGTCACTGGGGGACCCTGCGTGAGCGGCACTGGGGAGCCACAGATGGCTCCGCGGGAGGAAAGCGGAGGAGAGGGCCGTGGGTCCGAGGGGGCCAATCAGGGCGGGGGTGTGGTCAAgcgggtgggcggggcctgcGAGGGCGGGCCAAtggggcgagggggcggggccgagggcggCTCCTCGGGGACCCAGAAGAGGCAAGGCGGGAGGGCGCTGATGGCTTTTCCAGAGAGGAAGCGGGGGAAGGTTCCAGGAAGAGATAAGGTGGGAGGGCGGGCTGGGCCGGGGCGCGGGTCCCGGGCTCCGGGGTTTGTCCGGGTTTCcggagccgcccccccccccccccccccgcctggcGGGGGCACCAGGTGTCCGGCCCGACCCCGCCCCTCTGTCCCACGGTCCTGGGCCCCGGCTCCCCGCCGCTGTCCCGTCCGCTTCCCCGAGGGGCCCCGGGGACAGGGGTCCGTGGGGCAGGAGGGCGAAGCAGGGCGGGGACCGAGAGAGAGGCGGAGGAGGACGGAGAGGGAGAGCTAGAAAGAGGGCGGGGggagagacggacagagagaggaggcagggacaggGACCCAGAGACAGTCCAGGGCccggatgggggaggagggaaaggtggGTCCCGGAGGCTTGGAGGCACCCGCTGGGCCACGCCCTCCCAAGGAGgattcctggggtgggggtgggggtgggggccctgaCTCAccccctctctgctgctcctgaAACCACCACCTCGGGCTCTCCACCTCTCACAacctcccaggcctccctgcctgcccagcttcctgccccacctcctccctggcaGCCTCCCCTAAGAATGTTCCATTTGGCCTCCCAGATCGCTCTCAAACCAgtgctctcctccccctccccaaggcCCTGTTCTGATCCAGCCTCCTCCCCGTTCCTCggtccccagcctccttcctggtCTCTGGCCCCAGTCTCACGGCCCTTGAATCCACCCGCTAGAAGGCAGCCCGAGTAGGACTCCGTCCCTCCTGTGCTCCGaacccttccatggctccccagcaccccccccccccacactcgcCAGGACGCCGCGCAGCTTCTAGGCCACAGCCCTGGGTGGGCTgactcccacccacctccccagcctcGGATTCAGTTCCTTGCGCTGTCTACACCGGGTGCAacactgccatcttccctctctcttgaaCTGGCCATGTGCTGATCTCCGGTCCAGGCACTCGCTGGTCCCACTATCTAGAattcccctcctcaccctccggTTTGCAGCTCAGACGCCCTCTCCTCCAAgaagccccctgcccctgccccccccttccccccagctcCCCAGGACGGCTGCGTCATCACTGTCTGCGGCTGGGGCTGTCTCCTCCCCTGAACTGCTTCGGATCCTCAGTACCGCCCAACACAGGGCCAGGCACAGGGGGGTGTGGTTGAAGAAGAGTGTCTGTTCAAATGCCCTCTGTTCAGTAAGTATTGACTGAGCACCAACTCTGTTCCAGGCGCCGGGGACACGGCGGTGAACAAATTCAGACACCTCTGATTCTGTGGGGCTTAAATGCAGGCGGAGGCAGCCAGTGAACCCGGAAACTCCGAAGCACGCAGAACGCAAGGCAGTCATGACCGCCGTGAAGAAAACTACAGCGAGGCTTCAAGCAAGACGGGCGCGGGAGAGTTCTACAAACGGAGGGCGGGCAAGGCAGCTTTCCTGAGCAGGTTAAGCACAGTCTGGTTGGAGGTGAGGAGCGCGCCAAGCGGACAGCCAGGTAGGAGAGGGgcgaggagtgggggggggggggggggggggctttccaGGAAGCGAGAACGGTAGGTTCTCGgtaggtgcaaaggccctgaggtcagaGCCAGGAGGACCGCGTGAAGTGAAGTGCCACGAATGACGGGGAAGGGAGCGCAAGAGGAGGGCGGAGAGGAAAAGCAGCgtggaggtgggtggagaggctGTGgaccactgggggggggggggtcacgcCACCTCGTGCCACAATGACCCAGCCTGGAGGAATCTGTTAGACCAGAGAACTAACCAATCGGAGAGCCGAGAAGCCAAGCGGCCCGGACGGGGAGGCGGGACCAGGGCCGTCCCCGCCTCCGGCCACCgcttcccgcccccccaccccccagtccccCCGCAGCGCGGCTCACCCGCACCAGCCGGGCCCTCTTCACCAGGTCGTTGAGCTTGCGCAGGGCGGCGTGGCGCGGCAGGCCCTGGATGTCCCGGAACAGATCCTGCTCCTCCAACTCGAAGAGGCGCCGGTTGTCGGGCACCAGGAGGGGCTGGGACCAGAAGGAGCCGATGTAGACGCGCAGCACCTCGGGCGTGCCCACCACCTTGCCCAGCGCCCACATGAGCGCCCCGTAGACGCGCATCAGCTGCTGTGTCTCCACCATGTCCGCCTTGTTGAGCACCACGCGGATCTTGTCCTCGTGGCCCCGGAGGGCGCCGATGGCCTCCGAGAACTCGTCCGAGATCTCCAGCTTGTGCGCGTCGAAGAGCAGGATGATGAGGTCCACGCGCTCCGCGAACCAGCGCAGCACCGCCGGGAAGTCGTAGCCTGGGGGTACGGAGCACAATGGGCGCGAAGGGCAGAGGTCAGCCCCCCTCCCGccgcctcccctgccctccagcctttCTGAAGCATCCGCGCCTTTGGATTGATAGCGGACTGTACGGACGTTCGGGTTGTTGACTTTCAAAAACCCTTCTCTGAGAAACCGCCCAGGCCCCCAAGAGCATCCcgctcctctgcccccccccccagcccccggaaTTTCTCCACCACTCTGGCCCCAGCCCCCGGCCCTCGGGCCATCTGGCTACAGAGGACTGATCACCTACCCccttttcattcattcctcaggCCGATCCAGACGTACAGGTTGTCAAAATACTGAAGTGTTTCTTAACAGACTCTCCGTGCGTCTATGACCCCCCTGCCTCCGCGAGTCTCCCAAGTGCCACCATCACCCCAGCCCCGTCCTAGGACTTCTGGATCTCCCCACAATCCAGCCCCCAAAGAGTTCACGTTGGCTCTGGCTATGCTTTTGCCAGaacagatggtaaatattttgagtttatttaacaGTATTTACATCTCTGTAGTGTAAACAGTATTTACAgctcttctgtgtgccaggctctatcCTGGGCACCAGGGATGCCACAGAGAACACAGACACAAGTCCTTGCCTTTCGTGCAGTATCTGGCTCGACAACTGGTTCctgtattccttccttccttcctccgctcccttctttccttccttccttccttccttcctcattcacTCGTTCGTTCCCACTGTTCATTCTGCTGCTCGCTTGTTCACTCAAACAGCGATGCtcaggagagcagagaggagtgTTGGCGACCCCCTGACGTGGCAGCCaggaagacctgggtttgaatcccgaccctgccccccaccccacccccagctgtgtgaccttaagcgaGTAGGAAACCTCTCTGAACTTGCGttccctcttctgtgaaatggaagtCGTGAGGGAACATCACCTGTCGGGCTGTGGTGAGGACAAGGGAATAGAAACGAGCCAATATACATAAAGAGccgaagggacgcctgggtggctcagtccgttgcgcatctgattctttttttttttttaatttttttttaacgtttatttatttttgagacagggagagacagagcatgaacaggggaggggcagagagagagggagacacagaatctgaaacgggctccaggctccgagctgtcagcacagagcccgacgaggggctcgaacccacgaaccgtgagatcatgacttgatcagtcggccactcaaccgactgagccacccaggcgcccctagcatctgattcttgatctgggctcaggtcatgagcccagggtcatggggtcaagcTCCAGTGTGGGCTCCCGtgctgatctctctctctctctccctttccctctgcccctccctcactctctctctctctcaaaaaaaaggggggggggcacctgggtggctcagtcggttaagcgtccgacttcagctcaggtcgtgatctgtgggttcgagccccatgtcgggccctgggctgacagctcagagcctggagcctccttcagtgtctccctctttttctacccctcccctgcttgtgctctgtctctctctctctctctccccaaaataaataaacgttacaattttttttttcaattaaaaataagagcctaaaacagtgcctgttTCAAAGAAGTAGCTTCAGGCATGTAAACTACACCTCGATTAAacgggtaaaaaaaaaaaaaaaaaaaaaaaaaccaacagcctGGGAACATGGCAAGTGCTCGAAGAGTCTTAGTTGCGACGCACACAGGACGCCGTGGGTGTGTCATTTAGGAACCACCCCAGGGCAGTGCCAGTCCTGTTCTCATCGGGTTCATGGTCCACCGAGGACAGGCCCAGAGTGGTCAGGATGGGCTGGGGGAACCCAGCGGCGAGCACCTGAcccagcctggggggggggggggtggtcagagagggcTTCTCGAAGGAGGGGACCCAACGGTGACCTGGGGGACGAGGAAGGAGTTAACTGGAGGAGAAGGGAGCCGCCGCTGACTCCCCTGACGTCACTTCATCCTCCCCCTGATTCGACTCCTTGAGTCTTCAAAACAACCTCGGGAGACAGGCACTCCTATGATCCCCATGTTccggaggaggaaactgaggcacggaggcGTGACGGGATTTACTCAGGACAtgcagggagggggcacagagcAGGAGCCCGCACGGGTCCCTGTGCTCCCTCGAGGGGCTGGTGTTGGGCGCTCCAAGGAGGAAGCAGGTCCCCTGTGGCCCCTGGGGACTGGAccgggtcggggcggggggggggcgacaCTGTTTGGGGGGGAGGAAGGGCCGGGTAA
This genomic interval from Panthera leo isolate Ple1 chromosome E2, P.leo_Ple1_pat1.1, whole genome shotgun sequence contains the following:
- the EHD2 gene encoding EH domain-containing protein 2, whose amino-acid sequence is MFSWLKRSGARGQQPEAIRTVTSSLKELYRTKLLPLEEHYRFGAFHSPALEDADFDGKPMVLVAGQYSTGKTSFIQYLLEQEVPGSRVGPEPTTDCFVAVMHGDTEGTVPGNALVVDPDKPFRKLNPFGNTFLNRFMCAQLPNQVLESISIIDTPGILSGTKQRVSRGYDFPAVLRWFAERVDLIILLFDAHKLEISDEFSEAIGALRGHEDKIRVVLNKADMVETQQLMRVYGALMWALGKVVGTPEVLRVYIGSFWSQPLLVPDNRRLFELEEQDLFRDIQGLPRHAALRKLNDLVKRARLVRVHAYIISYLKKEMPSVFGKENKKKQLILKLPVIFAKIQLEHHISPGDFPDCQKMQELLMAHDFTKFHSLKPKLLEALDEMLTHDIAKLMPLLRQEELENTEVGVQGGAFEGTHMGPFVERGPDEALEDGEEGSDDEAEWVVTKDKSKYDEIFYNLVPADGKLSGTKAKTWMVGTKLPNSVLGRIWKLSDVDRDGMLDDEEFALASHLIEAKLEGHGLPANLPRRLVPPSKRRHKGSAE